One window from the genome of Lacerta agilis isolate rLacAgi1 chromosome 16, rLacAgi1.pri, whole genome shotgun sequence encodes:
- the LOC117061264 gene encoding beta-1,3-galactosyltransferase 1-like: protein MLMTQLHNLPTMVLFVSCSAFLFLLVAKNEWESLEILSSPPDIKLKGGPNSAGDRKSVMVFEWESALERTKTKPSILIYPPPPPPPPVAMRHPLEVVYSTDYKFLLNEPNKCRQRSPFLILLVITEPQHFATRQAIRQTWGNESSVPGVSILRLFLTGVHPTFGYLLQALLEEESSIHRDIIQQDFLDTYNNLTLKTLMGMEWISKFCPNVTYVVKADSDIFLNVNYMVSQLLQPHLPPKKNYMTGYIYWKTKPLRDKVYKWYVPREVYPNETYPPYCAGPGYVFSGDLAKKIYQVAKTIKVINMEDAFMGICLHELGINVTDSPWGLFNVYKVKYDKCQFSKVVVVHHYGPEELLQIWPGFQDQNQTCKS from the coding sequence ATGCTCATGACCCAGCTGCATAATTTGCCCACCATGGTTCTCTTCGtttcctgctctgctttccttttcctaCTTGTTGCAAAGAACGAATGGGAGTCTCTCGAGATACTTTCCTCTCCGCCCGACATCAAGCTCAAGGGCGGCCCAAATTCGGCAGGTGATCGTAAAAGTGTCATGGTATTTGAATGGGAATCTGCACTGGAGAGGACAAAGACCAAGCCCTCTATTCTAatttacccaccaccaccaccaccaccaccagtggcCATGCGGCATCCCTTGGAGGTTGTCTATTCCACTGATTATAAGTTCCTTCTCAATGAGCCAAACAAATGCCGGCAGAGGAGCCCTTTCTTGATCCTGCTAGTGATAACTGAGCCCCAGCATTTTGCCACAAGGCAGGCCATCCGGCAGACATGGGGCAACGAGAGCTCGGTCCCTGGGGTTTCCATTCTTCGTCTCTTTCTGACGGGTGTTCACCCAACATTTGGATACCTGCTGCAGGCCCTTTTGGAAGAGGAGAGTTCCATCCACAGAGACATTATTCAGCAGGACTTCCTGGATACCTACAACAACCTTACCCTGAAGACTCTGATGGGCATGGAGTGGATAAGCAAATTCTGCCCCAATGTCACCTACGTGGTGAAGGCAGACAGTGACATCTTTCTCAATGTGAACTACATGGTGTCCCAGCTGCTGCAGCCTCACCTGCCGCCCAAGAAGAACTACATGACAGGGTACATCTACTGGAAAACAAAGCCACTGCGTGACAAGGTCTACAAGTGGTATGTGCCACGGGAGGTGTACCCCAATGAGACCTACCCGCCCTACTGCGCAGGCCCAGGATATGTGTTCTCTGGGGATCTGGCCAAGAAGATCTACCAGGTAGCAAAGACCATCAAGGTCATTAACATGGAAGATGCATTCATGGGAATCTGCCTGCATGAGCTGGGCATCAACGTGACAGACAGCCCCTGGGGTCTCTTCAACGTGTACAAAGTCAAGTATGACAAGTGCCAGTTctccaaggtggtggtggtgcatcACTACGGGCCAGAGGAGCTGCTGCAGATTTGGCCTGGCTTTCAGGACCAGAACCAGACTTGCAAGAGTTAA